A genomic window from Streptomyces broussonetiae includes:
- a CDS encoding pyridoxamine 5'-phosphate oxidase family protein, which produces MTLQGLGHLLREATEGGIQGRAPHRPGIREVAGRPVCTMADAKGGTGGRPVRRCVPRGRLDAAGSPGDIGRRMAAERRRQRLSRRETAGRARMSPDYLAYLEERPSAPGTATLIRPADALGTTVAALRGGGIDLPPGQGQALLHPRLQDLSPEECRTRLSTHGVGRVAVSTPESRPAVLPVHYEVVDDAIVFRTPPGSVPAAAAAATEVAFELDHVDDALSRGWSVLAVGPANVVTDPATARGLTRRAHTTSWAGGDREMWVSIRPTSLTGRRITPADH; this is translated from the coding sequence ATGACCCTGCAGGGACTCGGTCACCTACTGCGGGAGGCCACCGAAGGCGGCATCCAGGGCAGGGCGCCGCACCGGCCCGGCATCCGGGAGGTGGCTGGACGGCCCGTGTGCACCATGGCGGACGCGAAGGGCGGCACCGGCGGCCGCCCCGTGCGGCGGTGCGTTCCGCGTGGCAGGTTGGATGCAGCCGGGAGTCCCGGCGACATCGGCCGGCGGATGGCCGCCGAACGCCGCAGGCAACGACTCAGCAGGCGGGAGACGGCGGGCCGGGCCCGGATGTCACCCGACTACCTGGCGTACCTGGAGGAACGGCCCTCCGCCCCCGGTACGGCCACCCTCATCAGGCCGGCCGACGCGCTCGGCACCACGGTCGCCGCGCTCCGTGGCGGAGGCATCGATCTCCCGCCCGGTCAGGGCCAGGCACTGCTGCACCCCCGGCTGCAGGACCTCAGCCCGGAGGAATGCCGCACCCGGCTCTCCACGCACGGCGTGGGGCGCGTCGCGGTGTCGACGCCCGAGAGCCGCCCGGCGGTCCTCCCGGTCCATTACGAGGTCGTCGACGACGCCATCGTCTTTCGGACGCCGCCCGGCTCCGTGCCGGCGGCGGCCGCCGCCGCAACCGAGGTCGCCTTCGAGCTCGACCACGTGGACGACGCCCTGAGCCGGGGGTGGAGCGTCCTCGCCGTGGGCCCCGCGAACGTGGTGACCGATCCTGCGACCGCGCGCGGCCTCACCCGGCGCGCGCACACCACATCCTGGGCGGGCGGGGACCGCGAGATGTGGGTGTCGATCCGGCCCACGAGCCTCACGGGCCGCCGGATCACTCCGGCCGATCACTAG
- a CDS encoding universal stress protein, with protein MERPLVVGVGGSDSSLQAVDWAADETARHGLPLRLVHASLWERHEGARDRVVVGAGARSGGAGAVRFAVREAEVRGCALTAVRAWRTPTAEPVDHILIADDAARLREEQASTGLDEALRAAVREHPEVEIRRHVVEGPAHRVLLDATAEADLIVVGAQRRHGHFGLQLGRIAHTLLHHARCPVAVVPQPV; from the coding sequence ATGGAACGTCCGCTGGTCGTGGGGGTCGGCGGATCGGACTCCAGCCTGCAGGCGGTCGACTGGGCGGCCGACGAGACAGCACGCCACGGGCTGCCGTTGCGTCTGGTCCACGCCTCCTTGTGGGAACGCCACGAGGGGGCACGGGACCGGGTCGTCGTAGGGGCAGGGGCCCGGAGCGGGGGTGCGGGCGCCGTGCGGTTCGCCGTGCGCGAGGCCGAGGTACGGGGGTGCGCCCTGACGGCGGTGCGGGCCTGGCGTACTCCGACGGCAGAGCCCGTGGACCACATACTGATCGCCGACGACGCCGCCCGGCTGCGCGAGGAGCAGGCCTCGACCGGCCTGGACGAAGCACTGCGTGCGGCGGTACGGGAGCACCCCGAGGTCGAGATCCGCCGGCATGTGGTGGAGGGCCCCGCCCACCGCGTCCTGCTGGACGCGACGGCCGAGGCCGACCTGATCGTCGTAGGTGCGCAGCGCCGGCACGGGCACTTCGGTCTGCAACTCGGCAGGATCGCCCACACCCTGCTGCACCACGCGCGGTGTCCGGTCGCCGTGGTCCCCCAGCCGGTCTGA
- a CDS encoding glycoside hydrolase family 65 protein produces MSEWTWEWTGYDPATEQLREALCTLGNGYFATRGALPEHRAGLVHYPGTYAAGCYDRVESTVAGRQVVNEDLVNLPNWLLLRFRLRRAEGAWGAWLSPGTHALLDHRHVLDLRRGTLTRSFRHRHDETGVLGVEQTRLVHMGDPHLAALRTVFTAEGWSGEIEIESSLDGEVINGNVHRYRALNRRHVTRVRTGAREPHTVWLSCRTSTSDISVALAARTTVVSDQAPSSSVLSPVRHRAVHRLVVPIAPGRPVTVDKTVAVHTSRDTAISDPLGEAVDRVSVATDFPALLDSHLAAWERLWRRVDIQVPGEAGRILRFHLFHVLQTLSPHTADLDVGVPARGLHGEAYRGHVFWEELFVLPYLNLHFPEVSRALLDYRYRRLPRACSAAGAGGRAGAMYPWQSGSNGREEAQEWHLNPASGRWLPDHSRLQHHVGSAIAYNVWQYCEATGDTDYLYTRGAEMLLQIARFWADLAVLDPDTGRYRIRGAVGPDEYHDSYPGAARPGLDDNAYTNVTAAWVLTRTLELLRRLPAWRRAELFDRVRLDADELPGWEDVSRRLRVPFHQGVISQFEGYDDLAELDWDAYRARYRSIRRLDRILEAEGDSVNRYKASKQADVLMLGHLFSPAELRQLFARLGYDLDDDVWHRTVDYYLRRTSHGSTLSQLVHGLVLARARRAEAWQCVHEALEADIADIQGGTTGEGIHLGAMAGTLDLVQRGLTGLETREDALWLDPVPLPALSEYGFTVQYRGHWGVGVRHRKGELEISVPDSEESPIRVVLAGRAVTIAPGETCTLVLSES; encoded by the coding sequence ATGTCGGAGTGGACATGGGAGTGGACCGGCTACGACCCCGCCACCGAGCAGCTACGTGAGGCGCTGTGCACGCTGGGCAACGGGTACTTCGCCACGCGCGGCGCGCTGCCGGAACACCGCGCCGGGCTCGTGCACTACCCGGGCACGTACGCGGCTGGGTGCTACGACCGCGTGGAGTCCACCGTGGCGGGGCGGCAGGTGGTGAACGAGGACCTGGTCAACCTCCCGAACTGGCTGCTACTGCGGTTCCGCCTGCGCCGAGCCGAGGGAGCATGGGGCGCGTGGTTGTCCCCCGGCACGCACGCCCTGCTGGACCACCGGCACGTCCTGGATCTGCGGCGCGGCACGCTCACCCGGTCCTTCCGCCACCGCCACGACGAGACGGGTGTGCTGGGCGTCGAACAGACCCGGCTGGTTCACATGGGCGATCCCCACCTGGCGGCGCTGCGCACCGTCTTCACGGCCGAGGGCTGGTCGGGAGAGATCGAGATCGAAAGCTCCCTCGACGGCGAGGTGATCAACGGCAATGTGCACCGTTACCGGGCGCTCAACCGCCGCCATGTGACCCGCGTACGGACCGGCGCGCGGGAGCCCCACACGGTCTGGCTGAGCTGCCGGACCAGCACGTCGGACATCTCCGTCGCTCTCGCCGCCCGGACGACGGTCGTGTCCGACCAGGCTCCGTCCTCATCGGTGTTGAGTCCGGTCCGCCACCGTGCCGTCCACCGCCTGGTCGTCCCGATCGCTCCCGGCCGGCCCGTCACCGTGGACAAGACCGTGGCGGTGCACACCTCACGGGACACGGCGATCAGCGACCCGCTCGGCGAAGCCGTCGACAGGGTGTCCGTCGCGACGGACTTTCCCGCCCTGCTGGATTCGCACCTGGCCGCGTGGGAGCGGCTGTGGCGGCGCGTGGACATCCAGGTGCCCGGCGAGGCGGGCCGCATCCTGCGCTTCCACCTCTTCCACGTCCTGCAGACGCTGTCGCCGCACACGGCGGACCTGGACGTGGGCGTCCCGGCCCGGGGGTTGCACGGCGAGGCGTACCGGGGCCATGTCTTCTGGGAGGAGCTGTTCGTCCTGCCGTACCTCAACCTGCACTTCCCGGAAGTCTCCAGAGCACTGCTGGACTATCGCTACCGACGCCTCCCGCGGGCCTGCTCGGCGGCAGGCGCGGGCGGCCGGGCCGGAGCGATGTACCCGTGGCAGAGCGGCAGCAACGGCCGTGAGGAAGCGCAGGAATGGCATCTCAACCCCGCTTCGGGCCGCTGGCTGCCGGACCACTCACGGCTCCAGCACCACGTGGGTTCGGCGATCGCCTACAACGTCTGGCAGTACTGCGAGGCGACGGGCGACACGGACTACCTGTACACCAGGGGCGCGGAGATGCTGCTGCAGATCGCGCGCTTCTGGGCGGATCTCGCCGTCCTCGACCCGGACACGGGCCGCTACCGGATCCGCGGTGCGGTCGGCCCCGACGAATACCACGACAGCTACCCGGGAGCCGCCCGGCCCGGGCTCGACGACAACGCGTACACGAACGTGACCGCAGCCTGGGTCCTCACCCGCACCCTGGAACTCCTGCGGCGCCTTCCCGCGTGGCGGCGTGCGGAACTGTTCGACCGGGTGCGGCTGGACGCGGACGAGCTGCCCGGCTGGGAGGACGTCTCCCGCCGCTTGCGGGTGCCGTTCCACCAGGGCGTCATCAGTCAGTTCGAGGGCTACGACGACCTGGCCGAGCTGGACTGGGACGCCTACCGTGCCCGCTACCGCAGCATCCGACGGCTGGACCGGATCCTCGAGGCGGAGGGCGACTCGGTCAACCGCTACAAGGCGTCCAAACAGGCCGACGTCCTCATGCTCGGCCACCTGTTCTCACCCGCCGAGCTGCGGCAGTTGTTCGCACGTCTCGGCTACGACCTCGACGACGACGTCTGGCACCGAACCGTGGACTACTACCTGCGGCGTACCAGCCACGGCTCCACCCTCAGCCAGCTGGTGCACGGCCTGGTCCTCGCCAGAGCCAGACGGGCCGAGGCCTGGCAGTGCGTGCACGAGGCGCTGGAGGCGGACATCGCGGACATCCAGGGCGGCACCACCGGTGAGGGCATCCACCTCGGCGCCATGGCCGGGACCCTGGACCTCGTCCAGCGCGGCCTGACGGGCCTGGAGACACGTGAGGACGCCCTGTGGCTGGACCCGGTGCCTCTGCCCGCGCTCTCCGAATACGGATTCACGGTGCAGTACCGCGGGCACTGGGGCGTCGGTGTACGGCATCGGAAAGGGGAGTTGGAGATCAGCGTGCCCGACTCGGAGGAGTCACCGATCCGCGTGGTGCTGGCCGGGCGCGCGGTGACCATCGCGCCGGGCGAGACGTGCACGCTCGTGCTGTCGGAGAGTTGA
- a CDS encoding acyl-CoA dehydrogenase family protein yields the protein MHLDHTPEQQRLRAELRAYFAELVPDNAYARYADPAAQKRFYRDTIRRLGTDGWLGVGWPKEYGGRGMTAMEQFIFFDEAAQAGVPLPLMALNTVGPTLMRFGTEEQKAHFLPRVLRGEIDFAIGYSEPDAGTDLAALKTRAVREGDEYVVNGQKIWTTNGDTADWVWLATRTDPTAPPHKGITMLLVPTSDPGYSCTVINTLASHDTTASYYENIRVPVSRRVGEENQGWRLITNQLNHERVTLAAHGTMAVRALYDVQRWARETKLADGRRVADLPWVRRLLARTHTRLDALKLLNWQMVTAVQEGTLTPQDASAVKVYGSEARRDAYAWLMEIVGAAGPLKEGSAGAVLHGELERGYRSAVIFTFGGGNNEIQREIISWIGLGMPRVRR from the coding sequence GTGCATCTCGACCACACGCCCGAGCAGCAGCGACTGCGCGCGGAGCTGCGCGCCTACTTCGCCGAGCTGGTTCCGGACAACGCGTACGCCCGGTACGCCGATCCAGCCGCACAGAAGCGGTTCTACCGCGACACCATCCGACGGCTCGGTACGGACGGCTGGCTGGGCGTGGGCTGGCCGAAGGAGTACGGCGGGCGCGGCATGACGGCGATGGAGCAGTTCATCTTCTTCGACGAGGCCGCGCAGGCCGGTGTCCCCCTGCCGCTCATGGCGCTGAACACGGTCGGTCCCACGCTCATGCGGTTCGGCACCGAGGAGCAGAAGGCGCACTTCCTGCCACGCGTCCTCCGCGGCGAGATCGACTTCGCGATCGGCTACAGCGAGCCCGACGCCGGGACCGACCTGGCGGCCCTCAAGACCCGGGCCGTACGCGAGGGCGACGAGTATGTGGTCAACGGGCAGAAGATCTGGACGACGAACGGCGACACCGCGGACTGGGTGTGGCTGGCCACCCGTACCGACCCCACCGCCCCGCCGCACAAGGGCATCACCATGCTGCTGGTGCCGACCTCCGACCCGGGCTACTCCTGCACGGTGATCAACACGCTCGCCTCCCACGACACCACCGCGAGCTACTACGAGAACATCCGTGTCCCCGTCTCCCGGCGCGTCGGCGAGGAGAACCAGGGCTGGCGGCTGATCACCAACCAGCTCAACCACGAACGCGTCACCCTCGCCGCGCACGGCACCATGGCCGTCCGCGCCCTGTACGACGTCCAGCGCTGGGCGCGGGAGACCAAGCTGGCCGACGGCCGCCGGGTCGCCGACCTGCCCTGGGTGCGCCGGCTGCTCGCCCGCACCCACACCCGGCTCGACGCGCTGAAGCTGCTGAACTGGCAGATGGTCACGGCCGTCCAGGAGGGCACGCTCACCCCGCAGGACGCCTCCGCCGTGAAGGTCTACGGCTCCGAGGCGCGCCGCGACGCCTACGCCTGGCTCATGGAGATCGTCGGCGCGGCAGGACCCCTGAAGGAGGGCTCGGCGGGCGCCGTGCTGCACGGCGAACTGGAGCGCGGTTACCGTTCGGCGGTCATCTTCACCTTCGGCGGCGGCAACAACGAGATCCAGCGCGAGATCATCTCCTGGATCGGTCTGGGGATGCCGAGGGTACGGCGCTAG
- a CDS encoding DUF6479 family protein translates to MSTASTQLAAASGLMSLVLFIVAVGVLALLAGGFWLNSRVKYRESPRPRPEEQPTLPPDGPVGEVRENRESQEVPVIPKGGRPLTPYELSNMDTRPSESKDRPRWSRGSSGSFGGGGLGAH, encoded by the coding sequence ATGAGTACCGCATCGACGCAGCTGGCCGCAGCGAGCGGCCTCATGAGCCTCGTCCTGTTCATCGTGGCCGTGGGTGTCCTGGCGCTTCTCGCCGGCGGCTTCTGGTTGAACTCCCGAGTGAAGTACCGCGAGTCCCCCCGGCCCCGCCCGGAGGAACAGCCCACGCTTCCGCCTGACGGGCCGGTGGGCGAAGTCCGGGAGAACAGGGAGTCCCAGGAGGTTCCCGTGATCCCCAAGGGCGGTCGCCCGCTCACCCCGTACGAGCTGAGCAACATGGACACCAGGCCGAGCGAGTCGAAGGACCGCCCGCGCTGGAGCAGGGGGTCCAGCGGCTCGTTCGGCGGCGGCGGACTGGGCGCGCACTGA
- a CDS encoding RpiB/LacA/LacB family sugar-phosphate isomerase, which yields MRISVSSDMDEPVARLLLAELGERGHEVRTHGALRAGSDPQWAVCSQAAARDVADGAADQAVVCCWTGTGASIAANKVRGVRAALCTDAVTADGARRWNDANVLALSLRLTSGPVLKEILDAWFAAEPSQDPEDRQNVARVGRLDAAREGS from the coding sequence ATGCGGATCTCCGTCTCCTCCGACATGGACGAACCCGTCGCCCGGCTCCTCCTCGCCGAGCTGGGGGAACGCGGCCACGAGGTGCGTACGCACGGTGCGCTGCGGGCCGGGTCCGACCCCCAGTGGGCGGTCTGCTCGCAGGCGGCGGCCCGCGACGTGGCCGACGGCGCCGCCGACCAGGCGGTGGTGTGCTGCTGGACCGGCACGGGTGCGTCCATCGCGGCCAACAAGGTGCGCGGCGTTCGCGCTGCCCTGTGCACGGACGCGGTGACGGCGGACGGTGCCCGCCGCTGGAACGACGCCAACGTCCTCGCCCTGAGCCTGCGCCTGACCTCGGGGCCGGTACTGAAGGAGATCCTCGACGCCTGGTTCGCCGCCGAGCCCAGCCAGGACCCCGAGGACCGGCAGAACGTGGCCCGCGTCGGCCGCCTGGACGCCGCCCGGGAGGGCTCTTAG
- a CDS encoding ANTAR domain-containing protein: MPFPLVIESSVVEGLLSEKALLLRMSGSLAAEGAEGAEAWAAELCGHLAQADLAGLRPVLDMAHVQLGGAAVLRALSETTRARAGRPDLIIVRARPGVREAVHLARLDGVRLFATLDEALHELARAATRTAELPAWRSQVADPLRPSYEDLRKEVRALRARVRTAPVIGMAQGLIMVRYGLPASGGAFRVLREVSQRFNVPLRVLASAVVVARPPDGAVWFPGRRPLPVPPLRILARDGRDPRYRRQMIDAVLYEALAAGQAPAGYVRCVDPAVNALVLESHHGCADTFLDHLVRDGDEGTADAIARLRGRRVSVPDVAAGSLLSEESRHVLLATGTRALQSVPVLSSAGPCTGVLTLLWPDAGHRPTADRTEALGLLASETAAWLSWYHRSVLLDALEHLHRLLTGGKTTSDAPGAPGASDTSDASDPRTTDAPPRHS; encoded by the coding sequence GTGCCGTTCCCGCTCGTCATCGAGTCGTCCGTCGTCGAGGGGCTGCTGTCCGAGAAGGCGCTGCTGCTGCGTATGTCCGGCAGTCTCGCCGCCGAGGGCGCCGAGGGCGCCGAGGCCTGGGCCGCGGAGCTGTGCGGCCATCTGGCCCAGGCGGACCTCGCCGGGCTGCGGCCCGTCCTCGACATGGCTCATGTGCAGCTCGGCGGTGCCGCCGTGCTGCGCGCGCTCAGCGAGACGACCCGGGCACGCGCCGGGCGCCCGGACCTGATCATCGTCCGGGCCCGGCCCGGGGTGCGCGAGGCGGTGCACCTCGCCCGGCTGGACGGCGTACGGCTTTTCGCCACCCTTGACGAGGCGCTGCACGAGCTGGCCCGAGCCGCCACCCGCACGGCGGAACTGCCCGCCTGGCGGTCGCAGGTGGCGGACCCCCTACGGCCCAGCTACGAGGATCTGCGCAAGGAGGTCCGCGCGCTGCGTGCCCGGGTGCGCACCGCCCCGGTCATCGGTATGGCACAGGGCCTGATCATGGTGCGCTACGGCCTGCCGGCCTCCGGCGGCGCCTTCCGGGTGCTGCGCGAGGTCTCGCAGCGGTTCAACGTGCCGTTGCGCGTTCTCGCCTCCGCCGTGGTGGTGGCCCGGCCCCCGGACGGCGCGGTGTGGTTCCCGGGCCGCCGCCCCCTGCCCGTCCCGCCGCTGCGGATCCTGGCCCGCGACGGCCGCGACCCCCGCTACCGGCGGCAGATGATCGATGCCGTGCTGTATGAGGCCCTCGCCGCCGGTCAGGCGCCCGCCGGGTACGTGCGGTGCGTCGACCCGGCCGTGAACGCGCTGGTGCTGGAGTCCCACCACGGCTGTGCGGATACGTTTCTTGACCATCTGGTGCGCGATGGGGACGAAGGTACGGCCGACGCGATCGCCCGGCTGCGCGGACGCCGGGTGAGTGTGCCCGACGTGGCTGCCGGCAGCCTGCTCTCCGAGGAGTCCCGGCACGTCCTGCTGGCCACCGGTACCCGCGCCCTGCAGAGCGTCCCCGTCCTGTCCTCGGCCGGCCCCTGCACCGGTGTGCTCACCCTGCTCTGGCCCGATGCCGGGCACCGCCCGACCGCCGATCGCACCGAGGCCCTCGGCCTGCTGGCCTCCGAGACGGCGGCCTGGCTGAGCTGGTACCACCGTTCGGTCCTCCTCGACGCCCTCGAACACCTCCACCGGCTCCTCACCGGGGGCAAGACCACCTCGGACGCCCCTGGTGCCCCTGGTGCCTCGGACACCTCGGACGCCTCGGACCCGCGGACGACGGACGCCCCGCCACGGCACTCCTAG
- a CDS encoding STAS domain-containing protein, whose translation MDNGQPSPARARRRGSSLLFLQALHERRPEVGGLSVLKASGTVDAANAMEFSEVLAAHIAHADQAGEHPVLDMTEMYLACAAAVRSLDRATGSLAFSGRALPVVQPRPQIREALRTAGLPGVRVHATMASALNTLEAHRDALDTGRGPLTTLRRAGP comes from the coding sequence ATGGACAACGGTCAGCCGTCGCCTGCCCGCGCCCGCCGTCGCGGCTCGAGCCTGCTGTTCCTGCAGGCCCTGCACGAGCGGCGGCCCGAGGTCGGCGGGCTCAGCGTCCTGAAAGCATCGGGCACGGTCGACGCCGCCAACGCCATGGAGTTCTCCGAGGTGCTCGCCGCACACATCGCACACGCCGACCAGGCCGGCGAACACCCCGTGCTGGACATGACCGAGATGTACCTCGCCTGCGCCGCCGCGGTACGTTCCCTGGACCGGGCGACCGGCAGCCTGGCCTTCTCCGGCCGCGCCCTGCCCGTCGTACAGCCCCGTCCGCAGATCCGGGAGGCGCTGCGGACCGCGGGCCTGCCCGGCGTACGCGTACATGCCACGATGGCGTCCGCCCTGAACACCCTGGAGGCCCACCGAGACGCACTGGACACGGGAAGAGGCCCCCTGACGACCCTACGACGAGCGGGCCCATGA
- a CDS encoding FUSC family protein, which yields MSVQVPGRMRPVTRWAAWLRDHDPDLAATRRAGRTALVMPALFALCTQVLHSSTMASFAAFGSFSMLLLVDFSGPMVQRLRAQAGLAVAWAVLICLGTLVAPVTWLAVVSTLLVGFTVLFAGVVSSVLAGSATALLLAFVLPVTAPVPLAQLPGRLAGAGLAAGAALAAVCLLWPRPVDDALSEPAARVCRAAAAHLRTDASGLGGQGPAADLAQRRAAADRTADATADLRQAFDTTPYRPTGLSMTSRALVRLVDELTWLSTILADRPAYTDEPPACDPAARTVRLAAADVLDHAAELLTDLRRDVGPMGAAMTGLRATMNGMEKSSTVRLPAYHPVGDSATEIYGFIATLDLSFRAQELGFAVLQIAGNVELAATAWQRHWRDRLLGREPGALTEPLASARERAAAHLGLHSVWLRNSLRGAAGLGIAVLLAYLTGVQHSFWVLLGTLSVLRSNALSTGQNALRAVLGTVVGSFVGAGLLYLVGHHGTVLWFVLPLAILVAGIAPAAISFAAGQAAFTVTLVVLFNIGQNPDWHIVLLRVQDIALGCAVSIVVALFFWPRGAGSEVRTALAEAYTDSARYLTGAVDYALRHCICAAPGSEPVQLNREAAASARRLDDAFRTYLAERGAKPVSLADATTLVTGVAALRLAADAVVSLWRDCGPVRSGTDQTDAHRAILGDASRVAEWYRGLAASLGRDEPLPAPVRLRPESAARLVESVRTDLVDGRGQATATAVRLIWTGDHVDVARRLQLSLAEAARQSAIR from the coding sequence ATGTCCGTGCAGGTCCCCGGTCGGATGCGGCCCGTGACACGCTGGGCGGCGTGGTTGCGCGACCACGATCCGGATCTCGCGGCGACGAGGCGGGCCGGGCGGACCGCGCTGGTGATGCCGGCGCTCTTCGCGCTGTGCACTCAGGTGCTCCACTCGTCGACGATGGCGAGTTTCGCCGCGTTCGGATCCTTCTCCATGCTGCTCCTGGTCGACTTCAGCGGCCCGATGGTGCAGCGGCTGCGGGCGCAGGCGGGGCTCGCGGTCGCCTGGGCGGTGCTGATCTGCCTGGGGACGCTGGTGGCACCGGTGACCTGGCTCGCCGTCGTCTCGACCCTGCTGGTCGGCTTCACGGTCCTGTTCGCCGGTGTCGTCAGCTCCGTCCTGGCGGGCAGCGCGACCGCGCTCCTGCTGGCGTTCGTCCTGCCCGTCACCGCCCCCGTACCGCTGGCGCAGCTGCCCGGCCGCCTCGCGGGCGCCGGGCTGGCGGCAGGGGCGGCGCTGGCGGCCGTGTGCCTGCTGTGGCCGCGCCCCGTCGACGACGCGCTCAGCGAGCCCGCGGCCCGCGTCTGCCGTGCCGCCGCCGCACACCTGCGCACGGACGCCTCCGGCCTGGGCGGGCAGGGCCCCGCGGCCGACCTCGCGCAGCGCCGGGCGGCAGCCGACCGTACCGCCGACGCCACCGCGGACCTGCGGCAGGCGTTCGACACCACCCCCTACCGTCCCACCGGCCTGTCCATGACGTCCCGCGCCCTGGTCCGCCTGGTCGACGAGCTGACCTGGCTGAGCACCATCCTGGCGGACCGGCCCGCGTACACCGACGAGCCTCCGGCCTGCGACCCGGCCGCGCGCACGGTGCGCCTCGCCGCCGCCGACGTCCTCGACCACGCCGCCGAGCTCCTCACGGACCTCCGCCGGGACGTCGGTCCGATGGGTGCCGCCATGACCGGACTGCGGGCGACCATGAACGGGATGGAGAAGAGTTCCACGGTCCGGCTGCCCGCCTACCACCCGGTCGGCGACAGCGCGACGGAGATCTACGGGTTCATCGCCACGCTCGACCTCTCCTTCCGCGCCCAGGAGCTGGGGTTCGCCGTCCTGCAGATCGCCGGCAACGTCGAACTGGCCGCCACCGCATGGCAACGGCACTGGCGCGACCGGCTCCTCGGCCGGGAACCCGGTGCGCTGACCGAGCCGCTGGCCTCGGCGCGCGAACGGGCCGCGGCGCACCTCGGGCTCCACTCGGTGTGGCTGCGCAACAGCCTGCGCGGAGCCGCCGGCCTCGGTATCGCCGTGCTGCTGGCCTACCTGACCGGCGTGCAGCACTCCTTCTGGGTGCTGCTCGGCACCCTGTCCGTGCTGCGCTCCAACGCGCTCAGCACGGGCCAGAACGCGCTGCGCGCCGTCCTCGGCACCGTGGTCGGCTCCTTCGTCGGCGCCGGACTGCTGTACCTGGTCGGGCACCACGGCACCGTCCTGTGGTTCGTGCTCCCCCTCGCCATTCTGGTGGCCGGTATCGCCCCCGCGGCCATCTCCTTCGCCGCGGGGCAGGCCGCCTTCACCGTGACGCTCGTCGTGCTGTTCAACATCGGCCAGAACCCCGACTGGCACATCGTCCTGCTCCGTGTGCAGGACATCGCCCTGGGCTGTGCCGTGAGCATCGTCGTCGCGCTGTTCTTCTGGCCGCGCGGCGCAGGGTCCGAGGTACGCACGGCACTCGCGGAGGCCTACACCGACAGCGCCCGCTATCTCACCGGCGCCGTGGACTACGCCCTGCGCCACTGCATCTGTGCGGCACCCGGCAGTGAACCGGTGCAGCTGAACCGCGAGGCAGCGGCCTCCGCCCGCCGGCTCGACGACGCCTTCCGGACCTACCTGGCCGAACGCGGCGCCAAGCCCGTGTCGCTGGCGGACGCGACCACACTCGTCACGGGCGTGGCCGCCCTGCGGTTGGCCGCCGACGCCGTCGTCTCCCTGTGGCGGGACTGCGGGCCGGTGCGCTCGGGCACCGACCAGACCGATGCCCACCGTGCCATCCTCGGCGACGCGTCCCGCGTCGCGGAGTGGTACCGCGGCCTCGCGGCGAGTCTGGGCCGTGACGAGCCCCTCCCGGCCCCCGTCCGGCTCCGTCCCGAGTCCGCCGCGCGGCTCGTGGAGTCCGTCCGTACGGACCTCGTCGACGGACGGGGCCAGGCCACCGCCACCGCCGTCCGCCTCATCTGGACCGGTGACCACGTCGATGTCGCCCGACGTCTCCAGCTCAGCCTTGCCGAGGCGGCGAGGCAGAGCGCCATCCGCTGA